The Synergistota bacterium sequence AGAGTTAAGCAATGCTTCAGGAATATCTATATACTTTCCCCAAGGAAGAGAGTACAATCCTTTCTATAGCGATACAAGAAGAACGTTCTTAAGCCTGTCCAAATGGAATAACCTGCTTAAGGAATACCTGAAAGGAACAGCGCCTCGAGCCGATATCCCAAAAAGCGATGTTAAACCTAATATAGATGGAATAATAAAAGGAAATGAGTGGGAAGACGCATATATTATAGAAAAGGAAGGAGTTAAGATTTACCTAAAGTGCGATGAAAAATATATTTATATAGCCGTAGATGATATAAAAGACTCTACGCTCAACATAAACGATAGGGTAGGAATATACTTTGATACAAATGGAGATTGGAGCTGGCCTCAGAGCAGGGGTAACGAAGGTAACTATTGGATCAGATACGATGGAACAAAGTGGGAGGGAGTTTTTAGAGCCATCTGGGGCAATTCTGGGATGCCAAACTCCGATGAAAACTATGAAAGTCTCTCAAGCAACGAACTTACCTTTGCGACGTCTCTCTCTACAGGACATTTGGTTTACGAAATAAGGATAGATTATACCCTAAGATGGAAGGCAAATCCTGGTGATGAGGTCCATCTTTACATATTTGCTTATGATGGAGGAAAAAATCAGGACGATATTTGCTGGCCACAAGATTTAACAGGCATTGACTATGGACATCTTTCTCCCCTTAATTATGGAACGGTCAAGCTCGGTGAAAGGATAGAAATCCCATCGATAGAAGTAAAACCAGAGGAAATAGACTTCGGAGAAGTTAAAGTGGATAAAACCGAAACCAGAAATATAACGGTTAAAAACGTGGGAACAGGAACATTATTTGTAGAAGCGAGCTTAGAGGGGAAGGGTTCTTCAAGCTTCTCCATATCTCCCGCAAGCTTAGCTCTTTCTCCAGGGGAATCAGGTAATATAAGCGTATCCTTCAAACCAAAGAGGGATGAAAGCTATACCGCCTACGTAGTCATCCGAAGCAACGATCCCTTAAAAGACACCTGTTATGTCTACCTAAGAGGAGAAGGTAAAGAAGAGATCTGGCTTTTAGGGGGATGTACAGCGTCTGGGTGTGAAAACGGGCTTTCCTACCTTCTTTTCTTAATACCTCTATTCTTAATAGGCTCCCTTTCCAAGAAGGACAACTAAGAGTGTCCTGATTATTATCTTCAAGTCAAGCCATAAGGACCAATTTTGTATGTAGTACGCATCAAGGCGCAGCCTCTCCTCGAAAGTGGTGAGGTTGCGCCCGCTTATCTGCCAAAGCCCCGTTATCCCAGGTTTAACCTCCAATATTACGTCAAAGTAGTCCCCTATTTTCTCCCTTTCCCTTGGAAGATAAGGTCTCGGCCCAACTATACTCATCTCTCCCCTAAGAACGTTCCAGAGCTGAGGAAGCTCATCGAAGCTCCATCTCCTCAAAAACCTCCCAACCCTTGTAAGTCTTGGATCATGTCCCCTTAGTTTAGCAAACTTTTCCCACTCCTCTCGGGCCATTGGATTCTCTTTAAGATATTTCTCAAGGATATCGTCAGCGTTAAGGTACATGGTCCTAAATTTATAACAAGGAAATGTAGTACCTCCCTTACCAAGTCTTGGTGCTACATACAAAGCAGGACCAGGAGAGTCAATTTTAATTAATATAGATATAAGTAGAAGTATAGGGGATAAGATTACCAAAGCAGGGATAGATATAAGAAGATCGAAAGCCCTCTTTACTAAGGCATTCCAACCCTTTATGAGGTTTCTTTTTATTTCTATAAGAAATAGACCCTCTACCTCCTCAAGGCGAACAGAGGCAGAGGAAAGCCCATAAATGTCCGGAACAACTTTAACTGGAACGTTAAGTCGCCCGCATCTTAGGGCTATAGAGTTAAGGCCGTTACGACTCAGGGATGGAACAGCAATGATGACCATGTCAACCCTTCTCTCATTAATGATCCTTTCTATGTCCTCTAAACCCCCTAAAACAGGAAGACCTTCAACAACATCTTCAAAAGCTTCATTATCAATAAAACCGATAGCTTCGTATCCCCAAAGCGGGTATTTCCTCAGCTTAGACAATATTAACTTGCCTGTCTCTCCTGCTCCAACTATTAGAGTTTGTTTTCTAAAAAGCCCGATCTTCAAAGAAAGATATCTTATTAAGTATCTCACATAGAAGATCACCGGCAAAGATATCAAGAAAGAAAGCAATACGACAACTCGAGAAAACTCAAGAAGCCTATAAAGAAAGCTGAAAGAGAGGAATAAAAGAGCGGTTATAAATGTAGCCTTACCTATATAAAAAAGCTCATCTAATGGATCTAAGAAGGACTCCACGTATAGACCTTCCCATGCTAGGGCTAATATCCAGATTAAAAGAATAAAAGGTATTATATCAAGATATGCCCCCCATGGAACAGCTCCCCCTACGAAGAAACCTTTTAAAACCTCATGCCTTAAAAGATAAGATAAAACGAAGGATAAAAGTATAGCAAAAGCATCACCGATCAAAAGAAGCATAGGGAAAATTTTTCTCAACTTTTCACCACCTCTAAATAAAGCGAGGAAAGCTTTTCTATCAAAACTTCAAGGGAAAATTCCCTTTCAACCCTTCTTCTACCCTGTATTCCCATCTTTAACCTTAAATCCCTATTCTCTATAAGCCTTCTAAGGTAAAGAACTAGCTCATTTTCGTCTTTGCCCACAAAGCCCGTTTCCCCATGGATAACTACATCCCTATTTCCAACCACATCAGTCGCAACAACAGGTTTAGAGCAGGCCATAGCCTCAAGCACAGCTATAGGCATACCTTCCCATAAAGATGTCTGAAGATATATATCTATGCCTTTAAGATAAGATATAGCCTCTTTTCTACTAAGCCAGCCTAAAACCTTTACGGGAGAGCTTTTAATCTCGTCTTCAAGTTCTCCTCCGCCTATCCACAAAAACTCAACTAAAGGAGAGGAAAGTTTACAAGCTATGTTCTTAAAAAGCCATGGAGCTCTCGCATAAGTCACTCTACCAACGATAGCTACTCTAATTTTATCCTCATTAAAGATATGAGGTGGAATTTCGTCTATCTCCTCAAGGTCGATAGCGTTATTCAAAAGCTTCGCTTTAAGCGAAAGCTTCTTAGCTTCAGCGAGCTCACTAAGCGAACACGCGAGTATTACCCCCCCAAATGAAGCGGCTATCTTCTCAAGATAGAAAAATAGAGCTCTTTTCCATACAGAGACATCTTTCATTAAGAAAGAAAAACCCCTTGGAGAGTAAAAAACCCTCTTCCTCCGGAGAAGAAAAGCAGCAAGCCTTCCTAAAAATCCAGCTTTAGAAGAGTGAAGGTGAATTATATGAGGATCATATCTTTTTATCAACTTAATCAAACCAAAGAGAGCCTTTAAATCCGCAATAGGAGAGATTTCCCTTGTCATTGGAAGATATATCTTTTTTACATCTTCTCTGATAAGAGACTCCCAATTAGAAGGGGTTTCCTTTCTTAAGGAATAAATGAGATAAACTTCGAAAAGATCACGAGGAAGATTATTACATATCTGCCTTACCGATTGAAAGACCCCTCCGCCGAAGGACTCAACTACCTGAAATACTCTATACATTACAACAATAATTTTATCAGATTAAAAATTTTTGGGGTAGAGGGCGGGAGCACCCCCTACCCCATCTATCTATAGGGTGGGAGGAATGGAGCTCAAAACATCCTTCAATATCTCAATGGAAATAAGATATTCCTTCAAATTTATGTGCTCTCTCGGAGTGTGATCAAGGGAGCTATCACCAGGGCCATAAGCCACTGAAGGACAACCCCAAGCCGGAGCAAGCAAGTTCATATCGGCTGTACCGCTCTTCATCTTATGCTTCGGAGTTAAGCCTCTTCTTCTTATAGCCCTGTTAAAGGCTGAAACTAAAGGATTGCTTCTGTCACACTTATAAGCTTTAGCCTTAAAGTGTGGTACCCAACCATCGCCTAATATATTAAGAAGATCATCGGGATCAAGCCACAAGGGAAGCCTAAAGGAGATCCCCAGGTCAAGCCTTTCAAACAAACCATCGCTAAAAGATCTTATTTCCCTAACCTTTATATCAACCCTATCTATAGAGCCATCTCTACCTTCGTTTAACCCTTCTAAAAGCTTAGATATATCATTTAGGCTCCTTAAACCTTCCTCTATAGCTCCATCGTTTCCAGAAGCAGGGTGAGAAACCTCAGAGATAAAGCTCTTCTTTATAAACAATGAGCCCTTGTATCCTAATGTAACTCCATCAATACCGCTCGGCTCACCTATTATTAGATAAGAGGGTGGCTTTGAAACCTTCTTTAAAAGATGAAGAGCTCCTGTCGATGGTCCCTCCTCTTCAACTGCACCAACTACTACAAGCTTAAGATGCTCAGGAATAGAAACCTCAGAAGCAGCCACTATAAAGGCTGCTAACGGACCTTTTGCATCAACACTTCCCCTACCATAAAGAAGATCACCATCGATTCTCGGCTCTATCCATCCAGGAGCTGTATCCATATGTCCCACAAGATAAACCTCGGTTTGCCCTTTACCACGAACAGCGATAAAGTTTCCTACCTCATCCAAATAAGCTTCATCAAAATTAAGATTCTTTGAAGCATCAAGTAAAAACTCACCTATTTCCTTTTCCTCTCCAGCGAAGCTTTTTATCTCAACCATCCTGCGAAGAAGCTCTATCGGACACATCTCTTGAAAGCACCCTCCTAACTTTATCTACGACAAAAAGGATTTCCTCCTCACTTATAACAAGAGGAGGAAGAAACCTCATTACAGTAGGCCCAGCTTGAAGGGCTAAAACCCCTTCTTCAGCCAGAGCCTTAAGGTAAGGGGCGCTCCTTTTCTTTAACTCGATACCTATCATTAAACCTAAACCCCTTACATCTTTAACAAAGGGGGAATCTATGCTTTTCAATCCATCGATAAATAAACCACCTAATTTTTCAGCCCTTTTGTCGAGGACCTTCTCTCTCATAAACCTTATTGCCGCCCTCGCAGCAGCACATGAAAGAGGATTTCCGCCAAAGGTCGAACCATGGGTTCTAGATGGTACTTTGCCTAAAGACTCTCTCATTACGACTGCACCTATAGGAAGACCTCCTGCCATACCTTTAGCTAAACAAACCATATCAGGGGAAAGATCATGCCACTGGAAACCGAAGAACTTACCGGTTCTACAGAAACCAGTTTGAATTTCATCAGATATAAATAAAGCCCCTTTACTTTTACAAAGATCCTGAGCAAATCTTAAAAACCCCCCACTTATAGGGTAAACCCCTCCTTCACCCTGAACGGGCTCGAATATAAACGCTGCAGTATCTTCATCTATCGCCTTCTCAAGCTCTTCCCCATTCTCTGGTTCCACGTGAACAAAACCCGGAACCAACGGT is a genomic window containing:
- a CDS encoding clostripain-related cysteine peptidase; amino-acid sequence: MKTTLKMILIASLILFPGYAWGIANWTVMIYMAADNDLEYYALNDFLELSSVGSSTNVKIVVQLDRGGYDSRYGAWTKAHRFYVTRGMTPTEGNAISNWGDGKGGREINTGDPGELKKFVEWAITNYPANNYLLVLWNHGQGWKNKSEKEGKEPTKWIFYDDTSDDVLWMFELKEALKGKRLSIVAMDACLMGTIEAMTELLGIADYFVGSEAEVPANGLPYNTIMSSLLSNPSMTPRSLCEIIVEKYGDFYKSSVLPVTISAIDMSKLNQVIEALDNFVEGTISRKDWNSIKNARSSVLSFPYEEDYRYQIDLGNFTSDPSLKSAIGNAVFKKYNSSELSNASGISIYFPQGREYNPFYSDTRRTFLSLSKWNNLLKEYLKGTAPRADIPKSDVKPNIDGIIKGNEWEDAYIIEKEGVKIYLKCDEKYIYIAVDDIKDSTLNINDRVGIYFDTNGDWSWPQSRGNEGNYWIRYDGTKWEGVFRAIWGNSGMPNSDENYESLSSNELTFATSLSTGHLVYEIRIDYTLRWKANPGDEVHLYIFAYDGGKNQDDICWPQDLTGIDYGHLSPLNYGTVKLGERIEIPSIEVKPEEIDFGEVKVDKTETRNITVKNVGTGTLFVEASLEGKGSSSFSISPASLALSPGESGNISVSFKPKRDESYTAYVVIRSNDPLKDTCYVYLRGEGKEEIWLLGGCTASGCENGLSYLLFLIPLFLIGSLSKKDN
- a CDS encoding sugar transferase, with protein sequence MRKIFPMLLLIGDAFAILLSFVLSYLLRHEVLKGFFVGGAVPWGAYLDIIPFILLIWILALAWEGLYVESFLDPLDELFYIGKATFITALLFLSFSFLYRLLEFSRVVVLLSFLISLPVIFYVRYLIRYLSLKIGLFRKQTLIVGAGETGKLILSKLRKYPLWGYEAIGFIDNEAFEDVVEGLPVLGGLEDIERIINERRVDMVIIAVPSLSRNGLNSIALRCGRLNVPVKVVPDIYGLSSASVRLEEVEGLFLIEIKRNLIKGWNALVKRAFDLLISIPALVILSPILLLISILIKIDSPGPALYVAPRLGKGGTTFPCYKFRTMYLNADDILEKYLKENPMAREEWEKFAKLRGHDPRLTRVGRFLRRWSFDELPQLWNVLRGEMSIVGPRPYLPREREKIGDYFDVILEVKPGITGLWQISGRNLTTFEERLRLDAYYIQNWSLWLDLKIIIRTLLVVLLGKGAY
- a CDS encoding glycosyltransferase family 4 protein yields the protein MYRVFQVVESFGGGVFQSVRQICNNLPRDLFEVYLIYSLRKETPSNWESLIREDVKKIYLPMTREISPIADLKALFGLIKLIKRYDPHIIHLHSSKAGFLGRLAAFLLRRKRVFYSPRGFSFLMKDVSVWKRALFFYLEKIAASFGGVILACSLSELAEAKKLSLKAKLLNNAIDLEEIDEIPPHIFNEDKIRVAIVGRVTYARAPWLFKNIACKLSSPLVEFLWIGGGELEDEIKSSPVKVLGWLSRKEAISYLKGIDIYLQTSLWEGMPIAVLEAMACSKPVVATDVVGNRDVVIHGETGFVGKDENELVLYLRRLIENRDLRLKMGIQGRRRVEREFSLEVLIEKLSSLYLEVVKS
- a CDS encoding M20/M25/M40 family metallo-hydrolase: MCPIELLRRMVEIKSFAGEEKEIGEFLLDASKNLNFDEAYLDEVGNFIAVRGKGQTEVYLVGHMDTAPGWIEPRIDGDLLYGRGSVDAKGPLAAFIVAASEVSIPEHLKLVVVGAVEEEGPSTGALHLLKKVSKPPSYLIIGEPSGIDGVTLGYKGSLFIKKSFISEVSHPASGNDGAIEEGLRSLNDISKLLEGLNEGRDGSIDRVDIKVREIRSFSDGLFERLDLGISFRLPLWLDPDDLLNILGDGWVPHFKAKAYKCDRSNPLVSAFNRAIRRRGLTPKHKMKSGTADMNLLAPAWGCPSVAYGPGDSSLDHTPREHINLKEYLISIEILKDVLSSIPPTL
- a CDS encoding aspartate aminotransferase family protein; amino-acid sequence: MNLIELEEKYGSGVYPKVPLRLVRGEGARVWDDQGREYIDCVGGHGVGIVGHANPYVLEAIETQAKKLIVCSETFYHEERALLYKELLDVMPEYMGSVFLCNSGTEAIEAAIKFARLLTGRKKIVALKRGFHGRTFGALSATWNPKYREPFEPLVPGFVHVEPENGEELEKAIDEDTAAFIFEPVQGEGGVYPISGGFLRFAQDLCKSKGALFISDEIQTGFCRTGKFFGFQWHDLSPDMVCLAKGMAGGLPIGAVVMRESLGKVPSRTHGSTFGGNPLSCAAARAAIRFMREKVLDKRAEKLGGLFIDGLKSIDSPFVKDVRGLGLMIGIELKKRSAPYLKALAEEGVLALQAGPTVMRFLPPLVISEEEILFVVDKVRRVLSRDVSDRASSQDG